Genomic window (Daucus carota subsp. sativus chromosome 5, DH1 v3.0, whole genome shotgun sequence):
CTCAAGGACCAGGATGTTGGCAAAATCCAGTAACACCAAACCCACCACTTAGGCATTTGCTACAAAAAACACGAAAAAAGATGAATAAATAAGCTATAAGAGTATAATGTAATATTTCGATCAGAATCATTATACTTGAGAGGGTTGAGAGATTTCAGAAAGGGCTTACAGGTTCAGGAATTAGAAATCCTGAGAGAAGTGCGGTCATGGTATTAAAGAAGCTTGAGGTAACAGATGCCACTTGGAAAGATCGGGTCATAGAAACAAACATCATTCCAATGTAAGTGTAATAGAGCATTGTACAGAACATGGTGTAGAGATACCAAAATCCTTTAGCGACAGACCAGTAGAAGCCTATTGCTGGATATGTGATTATAATGAAGATACATGATTGAAGAAATATGTATGGAATTTCAACAATGACCTGCAAAGAGAAAAGACGGAGAAGTCAGTTTTACGTTCATTAGGACATGTTGGAAGCTGTATTTCAAGTATAATAATTCATTGCTTCTCAGTATCTTTATACCTGTGCTAATGAATAAGTCCATGAAGAGTACATTCCTGCAAACCTTTCTCTGTATACAACGCTGCGCTCAGTAGCTATAAGTGATAGAATAGAATTGCAGTTACCTATCCCCAGAAACTGTTGGAAGATGAACAATGATCCTACTATATTGTACAAGTCCTGTTCGTCATTTCTTCAGACCAAAATATTCAAGCAGAACTATTGTTAGATGTCTAGATGTCCAAACAGATAACTCTAAGTGTCTATCAGAACTTCTGTATAACAAGTTTTATAATTGACATTGTGACTCACTTGAAAAAACCGATTTTTTTATTGCATCAGGTTCTCAGGCTTTTTAGGAAGATTCGAACCCATAACTTTGTCACGCGGGTAATCGGAAGGAGATAGAGTTCTATCAAGAGGTTATCCCCGACTTCTCAACCAGATTAATCCTATTACATGTTTGTCAGAAGACTGTTCGATAAATAAGCTTTTTTAGTTCACATATACGGATGGGGTTTATATCTGATCTGCCAACTATTGCTGAATGATGTATTCAATAAGTGAAAATTGAGTATATATGCTCTCAGAGCTAGAGTACCAGGACGGTTCTTTTCTGTCTACAGTCGacactttatttttttatgtattactCTAGGTGAAATAATAGAGCAGTAATTATTTGCAGACTAATCTAGGGAAAAACTAAAAAGCAATCACACTTacatttcttttccttttccccATAGAATAGCTCCTAGTAGAAAAGATGCCACAGTGACGAATGTTAGACGTGCCAAATTATATTTAGGACTCCTCCAATAGGACAAGTTCTGCTTCCACAAGCATGCTTTAAACTGTTCCCATTCGTTTTGCATAAAACGGGTTGGAAATTGTAGTTCTTCTGAACCTCGTCCTGGAGAGTGCAATTCTCTGGCCCGTACCTTGGTTTTCCTACATAGTAAAGTAATCTACTAAGCTCCTTATAGCTGTAAGTATGACTATGGATATCCTTTGAAAGATATAAATTGGAAAGTACTTGTTGTCGTAGTTATTAAATCAATGGCGAAGAAATCATAGATATTATCTCATGTTTGCAACAACTTATAATGATGGAATGTATATAGTTTAGATATGAAGATCTAATATATGGTATTTGGAGTTATTCTGTACATAGACCTCATTACTCATTAGTGATGTGAAAGCGAAATAACTCTGTCAACCTGCTGCAGACCAATGCATAAGAATTCATCGGAAAAGAGCTTCagtataaaaataatactcaCCAACATAGGGAAGATTCTTTATAGAGTTTGCTTAAGTCGATTTCATGTCGTGCTTCTGCAGTTAAACTCGAAACCTCAAGCATCCAGGTAGCAGGGTTGTAGTTCTCCTGAATTTTTGGTACTCCAGGAATGTTCTGCACAAGTAAGGGAACATTTGAAAAAGTTTAGGACACCTGTATGGTTTTCTATATTTACGTGGGTCAGAAATGAGCTTGACTTGAGAGGTTTTAGGGGTAATTGTTAACTACTTTTTTCTTAGTTGTAATAGAGAGAGTTGAATAGTTTTGTACATGAACCTATACACCAGTTCCAAATTTGTGAGATTATAATGTTGAGGTTTTTAAGTTCTTCCATTAATGTATAGCAGGATAGGGATGTTTAGCAGGGGATAGGGATATATGAGGCACTATCTACTAATTAGTAACTTTATGATAAGTACTATTATTTTAGTATCTACCATTCTACCTTTTAGTTTTCTTTTTAATGCTGAATTTATTACCAAAACTCCTTGAAACTTTACATGTTACAGTTTGGTTCAGGATTCAAGTAAATTTTTGCCATGAAGAATCAAATGATTAAAAAAGTAAGATCTACTGTTTATTATGGTGATGATGAAAATGTTCTGAAAATGACATGAGGATTTTAAGGCTATGAATGACTAATTGAATGAATCAAATGACTAAAGTACGTTAAAAGAAGTTTTAGATTCTCTGGTCAACTTCAATATAATTAGTCCTTTACAATGTTGTAAAATTCATGTTCTGAAAGTTAGTGATGAGATATAGGGTCATATATTCAGATTTCAACTTCCAATATGTATTGAACTTGAACAGTATGTAGTTAAGGAGCAACCCTACATAATACTTGTAAATTACATCTGAAAAGCTAGGTGTTAATGATGAAATAACTAAATGGTCATCTCTTACCTCaaaatattcaattaatttactcGAATGCTGACCGAGTTCTCCAGAATATATTATCTGTCCTCCTCTCTTCATTAGAATTAGCTGCAGCAAACATGAAACAGTTCCACTTTTAAGTGGTCCAGAAAAGAAAACTGAAGATTGTCTCACAGCTCACTAGCTGGCAGTCTGCAGCATTACATTGTTGAGGTAAATCTTGGTTTCTGATATGGTTACTTTGGATTGTTGTACAATCTTTATGCTACTTGAATTGTACTTGCAAATATTAGTAGAAACAaactgaatttgaaaacatgCATTTCTTTACTCAGGATAGGAAGAATGTGTACTGAACTGAAGTCCTATTCTTATATCACGTATTATAAAATGTTAGGTCTCCCTTGGCTAGAGTCTAGCAATCATCATTTGGTAACAAGAGGCATGTCtgtatgaatttttaaatttttgtagtTGAGCATATCCAATGAAAAAGAGTTAATGACTTAATGGTAACAAGCTGAGTTTTTTACAGGCAGAATCTTTACCAATCTAAACGTCTATTCTTATTTTTCGGTAGGTTTTACAACCATGGTGTTCCAATAACATGTACTGTGTATAGCATCTTAGAGTGCAGACAGAATGTATACTGAGCTATTTTTTGGCATTAGTTTTTGACAggaattttcaatttttgtcTAAATACCTCATCAAATGCCTCAAATATGTCTATGCTTGGTTGATGAATGGTACACACGACCGTCCTCTT
Coding sequences:
- the LOC108220938 gene encoding ABC transporter G family member 42-like; the protein is MIELEDIQDSIVGIPGVSGISFEQRKRLTIAVELVSNPSILFMDEPTSGLDARAAAIVMRVVKNIVRTKRTVVCTIHQPSIDIFEAFDELILMKRGGQIIYSGELGQHSSKLIEYFENIPGVPKIQENYNPATWMLEVSSLTAEARHEIDLSKLYKESSLCWKTKVRARELHSPGRGSEELQFPTRFMQNEWEQFKACLWKQNLSYWRSPKYNLARLTFVTVASFLLGAILWGKGKEINDEQDLYNIVGSLFIFQQFLGIGNCNSILSLIATERSVVYRERFAGMYSSWTYSLAQVIVEIPYIFLQSCIFIIITYPAIGFYWSVAKGFWYLYTMFCTMLYYTYIGMMFVSMTRSFQVASVTSSFFNTMTALLSGFLIPEPQMPKWWVWCYWILPTSWSLRSFITTQYGDVDKEIGVLGEKKATNAFLESYYGYRSGDTCLVAIVLAAFPFAFASLFIYFSAKLNFQRR